The following coding sequences lie in one Psychrobacter arenosus genomic window:
- a CDS encoding DASS family sodium-coupled anion symporter, whose protein sequence is MPFKPIPAAIAIAIGLIIWFVIPVPTGVTPEAWHLLALFIATIVAIIGKVLPIGAIAIIAITVVALTGVTNETPQGAISDALSSFSSPLIWLIGVAVMISRGLIKTGLGSRIAYYFISVFGKKTLGIAYSLAAAELMVAPITPSNTARGGGIIHPIMNSIAHSFHSTPEEGTRLKIGRYLAMVNYHANPITSGMFITATAPNPLVVDLVNKATGSEIQLSWTTWAVAMFVPGMICLLLMPLVIYAIYPPEIKQTPDAKKFAKDNLAKLGHVSTHEKIMMGVFALMLLLWANIPAMILGDAFSIDATTTAFLGLTVLILTGVLTWEDVLKEKSAWDTIIWFGALIMMATYLNKLGLIGWFSSSIETGIGTLGVGWIGAVAILTLVYLYIHYFFASTTAHITAMFAAFYAVGLSLGAPPMLYALILAAAGNIMMTLTHYATGTAPVIFNSGYTTLGEWWKIGAIMSVFNLVVWISVGLLWWKLLGYY, encoded by the coding sequence ATGCCGTTTAAGCCTATTCCTGCCGCTATTGCCATAGCTATCGGTCTTATCATATGGTTTGTCATTCCTGTGCCAACGGGAGTAACGCCTGAGGCTTGGCATCTATTGGCTTTATTTATCGCCACTATCGTGGCTATCATTGGTAAGGTATTGCCTATTGGTGCTATCGCTATTATTGCGATCACTGTGGTGGCGTTGACAGGCGTTACCAATGAAACGCCGCAAGGGGCGATAAGCGATGCTTTATCTAGTTTTTCCAGCCCGCTGATATGGTTGATTGGGGTCGCAGTTATGATATCGCGCGGCTTGATTAAAACCGGTTTAGGCTCGCGCATTGCTTATTATTTTATTTCTGTCTTTGGCAAAAAAACGCTTGGGATTGCTTATTCGTTGGCGGCAGCAGAGTTAATGGTAGCGCCAATTACGCCGTCTAACACAGCGCGTGGTGGGGGTATTATTCACCCCATTATGAATTCGATTGCACACAGCTTTCATTCGACGCCAGAAGAAGGGACACGCCTTAAGATTGGTCGTTATCTGGCTATGGTCAACTATCATGCCAACCCGATTACTTCCGGTATGTTTATTACCGCTACAGCGCCTAACCCGCTAGTCGTAGACTTGGTCAATAAGGCCACTGGCAGTGAGATTCAGCTGTCATGGACGACTTGGGCGGTAGCCATGTTCGTGCCTGGGATGATATGTTTGCTCTTGATGCCTTTGGTTATTTATGCGATTTATCCTCCTGAAATCAAACAAACACCCGATGCCAAGAAATTCGCCAAAGACAACCTAGCCAAACTCGGACACGTAAGCACCCATGAAAAAATCATGATGGGAGTGTTTGCGCTGATGCTACTGTTATGGGCGAATATTCCGGCCATGATATTGGGCGATGCTTTCAGTATTGATGCAACCACTACCGCCTTCTTGGGGTTAACCGTGCTAATCTTGACTGGGGTGCTAACTTGGGAGGACGTACTAAAAGAAAAGTCCGCTTGGGATACCATTATCTGGTTTGGTGCGCTGATTATGATGGCCACTTACTTGAATAAGCTAGGCTTGATTGGCTGGTTCTCTTCGAGTATTGAGACGGGAATTGGCACACTTGGCGTAGGTTGGATTGGCGCAGTGGCTATTTTGACCTTAGTCTATCTGTATATTCATTATTTCTTTGCCAGTACTACCGCTCATATTACCGCTATGTTTGCTGCTTTTTATGCGGTCGGTCTGAGTTTGGGGGCACCGCCAATGTTATACGCTTTGATATTAGCCGCCGCCGGTAACATTATGATGACCCTGACGCATTATGCCACGGGGACGGCACCAGTCATCTTTAACTCCGGCTATACGACATTAGGCGAATGGTGGAAAATCGGCGCTATTATGAGTGTCTTTAACCTAGTGGTTTGGATTAGTGTGGGCTTATTATGGTGGAAACTATTGGGCTATTACTAA
- a CDS encoding regulatory protein RecX translates to MEIKTLAQILAESESDSAKSFADKKSSNDSNSISKNTDKNKTSSKKNSLKNTSTKKTSAHKHTATKAPFANEERTAFKERAAFKKRSASKEDRSPNDETYTPPSSLDEHDPYLGSQVSDESLLSGAGKRKPRANRKNRFHPAANYQPTNLKGEIIAELAPLDPTLADEFSSKSQERSPTLTDDLTTVDKPTIQSILAELKQERPESTKDSNTEAASDNLPLDAQLTSLASDDTETGISGDDDLAPADIDNLPSALKVYLLTPEQRHARKEAIKAESRLRWLAFYYLSRREHARGELKQKLLDKDQDPQKVEALLDEFAEKGYQSDWRTALMLIREGMRKGRGRERIKQDFYKRKLDIPSNIDELIDMASNESDEFADFIDEDAPEEGVDWLRLAVEARVRKYGAAVPDNQKEKARQLRFLQYRGFKSDICFDALKYDLDTLEERDY, encoded by the coding sequence ATGGAAATTAAAACGTTAGCTCAAATCCTTGCCGAGTCCGAAAGTGACTCGGCAAAGTCGTTTGCGGATAAGAAATCGTCTAACGACTCCAATTCAATTTCAAAAAACACAGACAAAAATAAGACCTCCTCAAAGAAAAACTCCTTAAAGAACACTTCTACGAAGAAAACCTCTGCTCATAAGCACACTGCTACTAAAGCGCCCTTTGCTAATGAAGAAAGGACAGCGTTTAAGGAACGAGCCGCTTTTAAAAAGCGCTCAGCGTCCAAAGAGGACCGCTCTCCTAATGATGAAACTTATACCCCGCCCTCTTCTCTTGATGAGCATGACCCCTATTTAGGCAGTCAAGTCAGCGACGAATCTTTGCTATCTGGTGCTGGGAAACGTAAGCCTAGAGCCAACCGTAAAAATCGCTTTCACCCTGCGGCGAATTATCAGCCTACCAATCTTAAAGGCGAAATTATTGCAGAGCTTGCTCCTTTAGACCCTACCTTAGCGGACGAATTTTCCAGTAAATCACAGGAACGCTCCCCTACGCTTACAGACGATCTGACCACCGTTGATAAGCCGACGATTCAATCGATACTAGCGGAATTAAAACAAGAGCGCCCAGAGTCTACTAAGGATTCTAACACCGAGGCCGCAAGCGATAATTTGCCCTTAGACGCTCAATTAACCTCATTAGCATCTGACGATACTGAGACAGGTATTAGTGGCGATGATGATTTAGCACCAGCCGATATTGATAACTTGCCCAGTGCCTTAAAGGTTTATCTTTTAACGCCGGAACAGCGCCATGCTAGAAAAGAAGCTATCAAGGCTGAGAGTCGCTTACGCTGGTTGGCATTTTATTATCTTTCACGGCGCGAGCATGCCCGTGGTGAGCTCAAGCAAAAACTCCTCGATAAAGACCAAGACCCGCAAAAGGTTGAAGCGCTACTCGATGAGTTTGCTGAAAAAGGCTATCAGAGCGATTGGCGCACCGCCTTAATGCTGATTCGCGAAGGTATGCGTAAAGGTCGTGGACGCGAGCGCATTAAACAAGATTTTTATAAGCGTAAATTGGACATACCGAGTAATATCGATGAACTGATCGATATGGCGAGTAATGAATCGGATGAATTCGCTGATTTTATTGATGAAGACGCCCCAGAAGAAGGCGTAGATTGGTTAAGACTTGCGGTAGAAGCACGCGTTAGAAAATACGGCGCCGCTGTGCCTGATAACCAAAAAGAAAAAGCCCGGCAACTGCGCTTTTTGCAGTATCGGGGCTTTAAATCTGATATTTGTTTTGATGCGTTAAAGTATGATTTAGACACGTTAGAGGAGCGCGATTATTAA
- the recA gene encoding recombinase RecA, producing the protein MDENKAKALKAALGQIEKQFGKNTIMHLGDDSATLDVDVVSTGSLGLDIALGIGGLPKGRIIEIYGPESSGKTTLTLQAIAQCQKQGGTCAFIDAEHALDPIYARKLGVNTDDLLVSQPDNGEQALEITDMLVRSGAVDMIVIDSVAALTPRAEIEGEMGDSHMGLQARLMSQALRKITGNAKRSNCMVVFINQIRMKIGVMFGSPETTTGGNALKFYASVRMDIRRIGAVKDGDEIVGNQTRVKVIKNKMAPPFRQAEFEITYGEGTNHLAEVIDLGVDIGVVGKAGAWYSYGDSKIGQGKANSVLYLKENPAIAEEIEAKVRAEKLGTGEPQVQLEDDQEVEAFESAAENE; encoded by the coding sequence ATGGACGAGAACAAAGCGAAAGCCCTTAAAGCCGCTCTTGGTCAGATTGAAAAGCAATTTGGTAAAAATACAATCATGCATTTAGGGGATGATTCCGCGACTTTAGATGTCGATGTTGTCTCTACCGGCTCACTGGGCTTAGATATTGCGCTGGGTATCGGTGGTTTACCTAAAGGTCGTATTATTGAAATCTATGGCCCTGAAAGCTCAGGTAAAACCACGCTTACGCTACAAGCTATTGCGCAATGCCAGAAGCAAGGCGGTACCTGTGCCTTTATCGATGCTGAGCATGCGCTAGACCCTATCTATGCGCGTAAATTAGGCGTAAATACCGATGACCTATTGGTATCTCAACCCGATAACGGTGAGCAAGCATTAGAAATTACTGATATGCTAGTACGCTCAGGCGCGGTCGATATGATCGTTATTGACTCGGTCGCAGCTTTGACCCCACGCGCCGAAATCGAAGGCGAGATGGGCGACTCTCATATGGGTCTGCAAGCGCGCTTGATGAGTCAGGCACTGCGTAAAATCACTGGTAATGCCAAACGCTCAAATTGTATGGTTGTGTTTATTAACCAGATTCGTATGAAAATTGGTGTGATGTTTGGTAGCCCAGAGACCACTACCGGTGGTAACGCCTTGAAGTTCTATGCTTCTGTGCGTATGGATATCCGCCGTATTGGTGCGGTAAAAGATGGTGATGAAATCGTCGGTAACCAAACCCGCGTGAAAGTCATCAAAAATAAAATGGCGCCTCCTTTCCGTCAGGCTGAGTTCGAGATTACTTACGGCGAAGGCACCAACCATTTGGCCGAGGTTATCGATTTAGGCGTGGACATTGGCGTAGTCGGTAAAGCGGGCGCTTGGTACAGCTATGGCGATAGCAAAATTGGTCAAGGTAAAGCCAACTCGGTGTTATACCTCAAAGAAAACCCAGCCATTGCAGAAGAAATCGAAGCCAAAGTCCGTGCTGAGAAGTTAGGCACTGGTGAGCCGCAGGTGCAATTAGAAGATGACCAAGAAGTAGAAGCCTTTGAGTCCGCTGCAGAAAATGAATAA
- the trmB gene encoding tRNA (guanosine(46)-N7)-methyltransferase TrmB gives MSSQAPQTPAPTLSPTTDHPTESVAPMSDPTEQAQAPDNTDAISNVASSDTPTTAESSTETNAENNTETNAATSTDVPLCTIQTFMKRRTHMNKHAEQALTDPAYAHYIVNNTSGDGDLTGIHDLRALFADTEVTPNGAEAPLTLEIGFGLGDSLIDMADADRERNFVGIEVHEPGIGKCAYRAEELGLTNIRIINGDAIQLLQQLPENHIDRIQLYFPDPWQKKRHYKRRFVSPERMAIVTRALKVGGWFHTATDWEHYAFWMVDVLDNLDTLSNYAGAGNFTPRPDFRPQTKFERRGLERGHGVWDLIYTKK, from the coding sequence ATGAGTTCACAAGCCCCCCAGACTCCTGCGCCAACCTTATCCCCTACCACCGACCATCCTACGGAATCAGTAGCCCCTATGTCTGACCCTACAGAGCAAGCCCAAGCGCCTGATAATACTGACGCTATTTCTAATGTTGCTAGTAGCGATACGCCTACTACTGCTGAGAGTAGCACTGAAACCAATGCTGAAAATAATACTGAGACTAACGCTGCAACTAGCACTGACGTCCCCTTATGCACTATTCAGACGTTTATGAAGCGCCGTACGCATATGAATAAGCACGCTGAGCAAGCGCTAACCGACCCTGCTTACGCGCATTACATCGTCAATAATACGAGTGGTGATGGCGACTTAACCGGCATTCACGATTTAAGAGCCTTGTTTGCGGATACTGAAGTAACGCCCAATGGTGCAGAAGCCCCCCTTACTTTAGAGATTGGTTTCGGCTTAGGGGATTCGCTAATCGATATGGCGGATGCAGACCGCGAGCGTAACTTCGTAGGGATTGAAGTCCATGAGCCTGGTATCGGTAAGTGTGCTTATAGAGCAGAAGAATTAGGGCTCACTAATATTAGAATTATTAATGGGGATGCCATTCAGTTGCTACAGCAATTGCCAGAAAATCATATCGACCGTATCCAACTTTATTTCCCTGACCCTTGGCAGAAAAAACGCCATTATAAACGTCGTTTTGTCAGTCCTGAGCGCATGGCCATTGTCACCCGCGCATTAAAGGTTGGCGGTTGGTTTCATACGGCCACAGATTGGGAGCATTATGCTTTTTGGATGGTCGACGTCTTAGATAATCTTGACACTTTAAGCAATTACGCGGGTGCAGGGAACTTCACGCCACGTCCAGACTTTCGTCCGCAGACTAAATTTGAGCGTCGCGGGCTTGAGCGTGGCCACGGCGTTTGGGATTTAATTTACACCAAAAAATAG
- a CDS encoding DUF2628 domain-containing protein: MLFIETDSPPPFYQADLSASRRQQLDQWFLGHRSQSYYLKRFAQFDEQGYLGPSWHWASFLMTFPWLLYRKRYMDSLVYSVAGWSFIQLNVAIILVVLQTVAMPFIADPWQMGVRIAVAILVWLFWSVMVARWSDAYYYRMARREIADALEMYPKDLAAQKAHLQREGGVSLYGLGLGFGFFVFVLSVIQVQFLPLIAKQKEKEVLFEAYDMTYNAQRRVDLLYQQQGKCPLQLPLTTDDQRVTLQIASSAEGAPKDTDCVVIATVQGVPYPNRYLNNQTLVMYRQPTGNWGCMSSLNKKQAPKGCV, encoded by the coding sequence ATGCTATTCATCGAGACGGATTCACCCCCTCCTTTTTATCAAGCCGACCTTAGTGCTAGTCGCCGCCAGCAATTGGACCAGTGGTTTCTAGGGCATCGCTCGCAGAGTTACTACCTCAAACGTTTTGCTCAATTTGATGAGCAAGGCTATCTGGGTCCGAGTTGGCATTGGGCGAGCTTTTTGATGACTTTTCCGTGGTTGCTATATCGCAAACGCTATATGGACTCGCTCGTCTATAGCGTCGCTGGCTGGTCCTTTATCCAACTGAATGTTGCTATTATTTTAGTGGTGTTACAGACTGTAGCGATGCCTTTTATAGCTGACCCTTGGCAGATGGGAGTGCGGATTGCAGTGGCGATATTGGTCTGGCTATTTTGGTCGGTCATGGTCGCGCGTTGGTCCGATGCCTATTACTATCGTATGGCACGGCGTGAGATTGCAGATGCCTTAGAGATGTATCCCAAAGATTTAGCCGCCCAAAAAGCCCATTTGCAGCGCGAGGGTGGGGTCAGTCTGTATGGGCTAGGGTTAGGGTTTGGCTTTTTTGTCTTCGTCCTATCCGTTATTCAAGTGCAATTTTTACCTCTCATTGCTAAGCAAAAAGAAAAGGAAGTCCTCTTTGAAGCTTACGACATGACTTATAACGCTCAGCGCCGCGTGGATTTGCTGTACCAGCAACAAGGTAAATGCCCCTTACAATTGCCGTTAACGACGGATGATCAGCGGGTTACCCTGCAAATAGCCAGCAGTGCTGAGGGCGCGCCAAAAGATACTGACTGTGTGGTGATCGCCACGGTACAAGGGGTGCCTTATCCCAACCGTTATCTCAATAATCAGACCCTCGTCATGTATCGCCAACCGACTGGGAACTGGGGCTGTATGAGCTCATTAAATAAAAAACAAGCCCCTAAAGGGTGTGTGTAA
- a CDS encoding monovalent cation:proton antiporter-2 (CPA2) family protein has translation MFAAATGSPNLMLQATLFLGAAILLVPLGKRFGIATVLGYLITGLILGPSFLDVAGDAETLLHFSEFGVVMLLFIIGLELQPSRLWALRRSIFVLGGLQVGLTGTLLMALIYQFTSLKLDTAFIVGFGLALSSTAFVLQILTEKQQLSSTHGREAFTILLFQDIAVIPLLAVIPFLSGVREQTYDLLYFGKVFAVFAGLIFASRYVVRPFFKFVASSGATELLTAVALFIVMGVSILMGQIGLSMALGAFLTGVLLADSEYRHELEASIEPFKGLLLGLFFMSVGMLTNVKLILAHPILIVGAAVLLMLIKFAVITLIARLSGNRLPTSIRLGVTLAQGGEFAFVLFSVAAAQNVLKPELSNLITLVVTISMALTPLAFLLLEKVGEPIFAKRKPSREYDTIPDHEHPVIIAGFGRVGQIIGRVLRMHNIEFTAIERSANRVDFVRKFGNQVYYGDPKNPEILRAAGISKARVFILAVDDLERSITTAQYLRKNYPDLIVMARARDRQHYYRLREVGVRYIWRETYLTALDISRASLELLGISPEKARDTIQTFRDYDDELIDRQQAIYDDEASMIESAQSAIAELESLFDSDHDAAKKIDLKEIETALGLTKN, from the coding sequence ATGTTCGCAGCCGCCACCGGCTCTCCCAACCTTATGCTTCAAGCCACCCTCTTTTTAGGAGCGGCTATTCTTCTAGTACCGCTCGGTAAACGTTTTGGTATTGCCACCGTTTTAGGCTATCTCATTACTGGTTTGATATTAGGCCCAAGCTTCTTAGATGTCGCGGGCGACGCTGAAACTTTATTGCATTTTTCTGAGTTTGGCGTAGTGATGTTGCTGTTCATTATTGGCTTAGAGTTGCAGCCCTCAAGACTATGGGCGTTACGGCGCTCCATCTTTGTCCTAGGCGGCTTGCAAGTAGGACTCACCGGCACCTTGCTGATGGCGCTGATTTATCAATTTACCAGTCTCAAGCTAGATACCGCTTTTATCGTCGGTTTTGGCTTGGCCTTATCCTCTACCGCTTTTGTCTTACAGATATTGACCGAAAAGCAGCAGCTGTCTAGCACTCACGGCCGCGAAGCTTTCACCATTCTCCTCTTCCAAGATATTGCCGTTATTCCTCTACTCGCCGTTATTCCCTTCCTATCAGGGGTACGCGAGCAAACCTACGACCTCCTCTATTTTGGTAAAGTATTTGCGGTATTCGCGGGCCTTATCTTTGCTAGCCGCTATGTGGTACGGCCCTTCTTTAAATTTGTCGCTTCCAGTGGTGCTACCGAATTGCTCACTGCAGTGGCGCTATTTATTGTCATGGGCGTGTCGATTTTGATGGGCCAAATTGGCTTATCGATGGCGTTAGGGGCATTTTTGACCGGCGTACTCCTAGCGGATTCGGAATACCGTCATGAGTTAGAAGCCAGTATTGAGCCGTTTAAAGGCTTGCTACTTGGTCTCTTTTTTATGTCCGTCGGTATGCTGACGAATGTAAAACTGATTTTGGCCCATCCGATTCTTATCGTTGGAGCGGCAGTCCTACTGATGCTGATTAAGTTTGCGGTCATTACCCTGATCGCCCGACTATCAGGCAACCGTCTGCCCACCAGTATTCGTCTGGGCGTAACGCTAGCACAAGGTGGTGAGTTCGCCTTCGTATTGTTCAGTGTAGCTGCAGCGCAAAATGTATTAAAGCCAGAGTTGTCCAATCTAATTACTCTAGTTGTGACTATCTCCATGGCCTTAACACCATTAGCGTTTTTATTATTAGAAAAAGTGGGTGAACCTATCTTTGCTAAGCGCAAACCTAGCCGAGAATACGATACGATTCCTGACCACGAGCACCCGGTAATTATTGCGGGTTTTGGTCGTGTAGGGCAGATTATTGGCCGAGTACTGCGCATGCACAATATTGAATTTACCGCTATTGAGCGCTCTGCTAACCGAGTAGATTTCGTCCGTAAATTCGGTAACCAAGTCTATTATGGTGATCCAAAAAACCCTGAGATTCTACGGGCTGCGGGCATCAGTAAAGCTCGCGTGTTTATCTTGGCCGTCGATGACTTAGAGCGCTCTATTACTACTGCTCAATACCTGCGTAAAAACTATCCTGATTTAATCGTCATGGCGCGTGCGCGCGATCGCCAGCATTATTACCGCCTGCGCGAAGTCGGTGTGCGTTATATTTGGCGAGAGACTTATTTAACTGCCCTAGATATCTCACGAGCGTCCTTGGAACTCTTGGGTATTAGCCCAGAAAAAGCGCGCGACACCATTCAGACTTTCCGCGATTATGATGATGAGCTGATTGATCGCCAGCAAGCGATTTATGATGACGAAGCCAGTATGATTGAGTCTGCCCAGTCGGCTATCGCTGAATTAGAGAGCTTGTTTGACTCCGACCATGATGCGGCTAAAAAGATAGACCTCAAAGAGATTGAAACCGCATTAGGACTGACTAAAAATTAG
- a CDS encoding YqiA/YcfP family alpha/beta fold hydrolase, translating into MLKPSENNETFLLFFHGLDSSNQTSKYTCIKREPKYCQTVDYRRDFKDIFTVYESLISEKLQEYPSVVLVGHSLGGWFANHFAHKFGLRALLIAPCLNPSEVLADRIPNVVSMDLHFPTTNPAMTKVMIEIGDECLAVAVAEKTLVNLPESWQVDYFKGGHHRIARESEIQKRLNDLCGDTLV; encoded by the coding sequence ATGCTGAAACCTAGCGAAAATAACGAAACATTTTTACTGTTTTTTCACGGCTTAGACTCTAGTAATCAGACCAGTAAATATACCTGTATTAAACGCGAGCCGAAATACTGCCAGACGGTAGATTATCGTAGAGACTTTAAAGACATATTTACGGTCTATGAGTCCTTGATTAGCGAAAAATTGCAAGAGTATCCCAGCGTGGTACTGGTGGGGCATTCGCTTGGTGGTTGGTTTGCCAATCATTTTGCTCATAAATTCGGTCTGCGCGCGCTGTTGATTGCGCCGTGCCTAAATCCTAGCGAGGTATTGGCGGACCGTATTCCTAACGTGGTGAGTATGGATTTACACTTTCCCACGACTAACCCAGCAATGACCAAGGTCATGATTGAAATCGGTGATGAGTGCTTAGCGGTAGCGGTTGCTGAAAAGACACTAGTGAATTTACCGGAGAGTTGGCAGGTAGATTATTTCAAGGGCGGACACCATCGTATCGCCCGCGAGTCTGAGATTCAGAAGAGGCTGAATGACTTATGTGGGGATACGTTGGTTTAG